The following are from one region of the Rhodanobacter sp. LX-99 genome:
- the recQ gene encoding DNA helicase RecQ: MKASALDLLQSVFGYPSFRGQQQAVVEHLGEGGDALVLMPTGGGKSLCYQIPALMRQGTGIVVSPLIALMQDQVDALREAGVAAAYLNSSLGAEAQREVERQLLAGELNLLYVAPERLLTQRFLGQLERTEVALFAIDEAHCVSQWGHDFRPEYRELAILHQRFPQVPRIALTATADPRTREEIVERLSLQNARQFVSSFDRPNIGYRVGLRHNAKRQLTEFLQGHQGESGIVYCLSRRKVDDTAEWLAELGVEALPYHAGLDAATRAKNQQRFLREDGVVMVATVAFGMGIDKPDVRFVAHLDLPRSIEGYYQETGRAGRDGLAAEAWMIYGLSDVVTMSQMIAQSESADERKRVERQKLESLLAYAEATGCRRQLLLGTFGESYPGPCGHCDNCIAPPKTWDATVPAQKALSAVYRTGQRFGSGHVIDVLRGEETERVLSLDHHRLSTFGIGAEMDEKQWRSVFRQLLAAGLLEADAEGYGTLRLTAASRSVLSGGKPVKLREDARPERGSRRRRDSKLVTGGGSLGIEAYEQELWDALRALRTQLAKQQGVPPYVVFHDATLLAMLRAMPANEDELATISGVGEAKLKRYGSDFLAVINAPA; this comes from the coding sequence ATGAAAGCCTCAGCCCTCGACCTGCTCCAAAGCGTTTTCGGTTACCCCAGTTTCCGCGGCCAGCAGCAGGCCGTGGTCGAACACCTCGGCGAGGGCGGCGACGCGCTGGTGCTGATGCCGACCGGCGGCGGCAAGTCGCTGTGCTACCAGATCCCAGCGCTCATGCGCCAAGGCACCGGCATCGTGGTGTCGCCGCTGATCGCGCTGATGCAGGACCAGGTCGATGCGCTGCGCGAGGCCGGCGTGGCCGCCGCCTATCTCAACTCCAGCCTCGGCGCGGAAGCGCAGCGCGAGGTCGAGCGGCAACTGCTGGCCGGCGAGCTGAACCTGCTCTACGTGGCGCCGGAGCGGCTGCTGACCCAACGCTTCCTCGGCCAGCTCGAACGTACCGAGGTGGCGCTGTTCGCGATCGACGAGGCGCACTGCGTATCGCAGTGGGGCCACGACTTCCGTCCCGAGTACCGCGAGCTGGCGATCCTGCACCAGCGTTTCCCGCAGGTGCCGCGGATTGCGCTCACCGCCACGGCCGACCCGCGCACGCGCGAGGAAATCGTCGAGCGGCTGTCGCTGCAGAATGCGCGGCAGTTCGTGTCCAGCTTCGACCGCCCGAACATCGGCTACCGGGTCGGCCTGCGCCACAACGCGAAGCGCCAGCTCACCGAATTCCTGCAGGGCCACCAGGGCGAGTCCGGCATCGTCTACTGCCTCAGCCGGCGCAAGGTGGACGACACCGCCGAATGGCTGGCCGAACTCGGCGTCGAGGCGCTGCCGTACCATGCCGGCCTCGATGCGGCGACCCGCGCGAAGAACCAGCAGCGCTTCCTGCGCGAAGACGGCGTGGTGATGGTCGCCACCGTCGCCTTCGGCATGGGCATCGACAAGCCGGACGTGCGCTTCGTGGCGCACCTGGACCTGCCGCGCAGCATCGAGGGTTACTACCAGGAGACCGGCCGCGCCGGCCGCGATGGCTTGGCCGCAGAGGCGTGGATGATCTACGGCCTGTCCGACGTGGTCACCATGAGCCAGATGATCGCGCAGTCCGAATCGGCCGACGAGCGCAAGCGCGTGGAGCGGCAGAAGCTGGAGTCGCTGCTGGCCTACGCCGAGGCCACCGGTTGCCGCCGCCAGTTGCTGCTGGGCACGTTCGGCGAAAGCTACCCTGGACCCTGCGGCCATTGCGACAACTGCATTGCGCCGCCGAAGACCTGGGACGCCACCGTGCCGGCGCAGAAGGCGTTGTCGGCGGTGTACCGCACCGGCCAGCGCTTCGGCTCCGGCCACGTGATCGACGTGCTGCGCGGCGAGGAGACCGAGCGCGTGCTCAGCCTCGACCATCACCGGCTCAGCACCTTCGGCATCGGTGCCGAGATGGACGAGAAGCAATGGCGCTCGGTGTTCCGCCAACTGCTCGCCGCCGGCCTGCTGGAGGCGGACGCCGAAGGCTACGGCACCTTGCGCCTCACCGCCGCCAGCCGCAGCGTGCTCAGCGGCGGCAAGCCGGTGAAGCTGCGCGAGGACGCGCGCCCCGAACGCGGCAGCCGTCGCCGGCGCGACAGCAAGCTGGTCACCGGCGGCGGCAGTCTCGGCATCGAGGCCTACGAGCAGGAACTGTGGGATGCGCTGCGCGCGCTGCGCACGCAACTGGCGAAGCAGCAGGGCGTGCCGCCGTACGTGGTGTTCCACGACGCCACCTTGCTGGCGATGCTGCGCGCCATGCCGGCCAACGAGGACGAACTGGCCACCATCAGCGGCGTCGGCGAAGCCAAGCTCAAGCGCTACGGCAGCGATTTCCTCGCGGTGATCAACGCGCCGGCGTAG
- a CDS encoding MGMT family protein produces MNDTAARIYAAIAAIPRGRVASYGAIAARAGLPGRARLVGRLLGEVPDGMELPWYRVLRSSGHIAMPPGSRGFREQSRRLRAEGVEVKNGRVPLSRFGLDGDLDHALWGMPDA; encoded by the coding sequence ATGAATGACACTGCCGCCCGTATCTACGCCGCCATCGCCGCGATTCCGCGCGGCCGCGTCGCCAGTTACGGTGCGATCGCCGCCCGTGCGGGGCTGCCGGGGCGGGCGCGGCTGGTCGGCCGGCTGCTCGGCGAGGTGCCCGACGGCATGGAATTGCCGTGGTACCGCGTGCTGCGTTCCAGCGGACACATCGCGATGCCACCGGGCAGCCGCGGTTTCCGCGAGCAGTCCCGGCGCCTGCGCGCCGAAGGCGTGGAGGTGAAGAACGGCCGCGTGCCGTTGTCGCGATTCGGCCTGGATGGCGATCTCGACCACGCGTTGTGGGGTATGCCGGACGCCTGA